The nucleotide sequence GTTGccttaaaacaatattaaactgGATGATGTTTAACTTGGCACCACATGCTGTCACCAGAATGACTCCAACGTTAAAACATGAAGGGGAACTGCCAACGTTATTTGTAAATTGTTAACTTCATATAGCCCATTCAAATACTTCAAATTGTCTTTTAATAACTTTTCCACTAGAAGAAATAATGAATGTATGTTTTGTCAATACCAAAGCTcaataataaactaaatttTCCTTCAGGTGCTGTTGGCAGCGGCGGTGTGCACCAAGGCCGGCAAGGCCATCGTATCGCGGCAGTTTGTGGAAATGACCCGGACGCGTATCGAGGGTCTCTTGGCCGCGTTCCCTAAACTGATGAACACGGGCAAGCAGCACACCTTTGTGGAAACGGACAGTGTACGCTATGTGTACCAGCCTCTGGAGAAACTCTACATGGTCCTCATCACCACCAAGAACAGCAATATCCTGGAGGACCTGGAGACACTCAGACTCTTCTCTCGAGTGGTAAGACATAACAGAGGCTGTTTCTTCTCCTGCTTGTGTAAATAATGGCGAGTGGGCATTGTTACATTGCACTGTGGTCACTTCCTCCTTGTTAAGCCATCCATACTAATCTCTTACATATCAGTGTACAGGAAGATCAATGTGTCTCCCACTTGCTATTATAACCTGCCAACAGCTTTTTACCAGACTCTTAATGTCTCCCTTGAGTTACTGTAAGATGCATCACGCTGTGTATTAATGTAATGATCATTTATTAATGCAATGATCATGTAAGGTTGGATTGATGAGCATGTTAAGCATACAATGGATAGACAGATGTTGCTGCTGAAATAGACACACCCTTTTATGAGTAACGTTTCTTCTCTGACATCTATTGAGCGTGACGTCGTCCCACAGTGTACACAGTGATACCTGCCCTGACAAAGTAATCCTCCATCTCAACTGTCaacatggaggaaaaaagaacaattaaaacaaactatGATCATGTGTGGAGAGAAAGCCATGctcatcatttaaatgtttatatctgGAAACCAAAAATGACAGTATGTTGAATTGGAAGCTTTTGCATTGATTTATGAGTAAAATGAACTCATAGTTAAGCATCAGGTAAAGCAGTGTGGCTACATTTAGTTAAGTATTTAACTTTCTGAAATTGGCAGACGCTCCCTTTCTTTTCTGACATCATTCCACTACAAGTAATTTGACACCCCTTTGACTTTTTAGAAGACtttcacttctcttttttttccatttagacAGAGACAGTTTGATAACCTAAAACGCATTTGGTCAGCTACTTCAACCAACTACTAACTTTTTGGAAGAAATACCAGCATTGAAATGGGCTCTGGTTACATCTACCATCCAAAAATTGTAATTAGAAAAATGACTTTGATGTtaattctgtcattttttttgacACTTATAAGTCGATATTTGTTATAAATGGGTGAAaggtacatttaaaaagatcaGAAAACCAACAGTGTTGATAAAGCTCAGCAAAATGAACCACTTTCTAAATAATCCCATGTTCAGTAGTATTTTTATCCAGGGTCAGATGCTTTTAATCTTTGACTGTCATGTGGAAGTcgtttttctatttattttcacttcttttattgaaatgtttgcTCTGATTCATTTTGGTGTCTCCTCCTCCCCGCCTGTCCAGATCCCAGAATACTGTCGCGTGCTGGAGGAGAGTGAAATATCGGAGCACTGTTTCGACCTGATCTTCGCCTTCGACGAGATCGTGGCGCTGGGCTACAGAGAGAACGTCAACCTGGCTCAGATCCGCACCTTCACAGAGATGGACTCTCACGAGGAGAAGGTGTTCCGTGCCGTCAGAGAGGTgagagcatgcacacacactcacacacacacagacacacacacacacacacacacacacacacacacacacacagagcagcagtgtaATTATAATGTTATTGATCTTTGTTGGgaaataatgtgataataaaaaCTACTAAAAGTGTGAATTTACTAATGATCAATAGTGGAAGCAGTACTCAGATCCTcaacttgagtaaaagtactaTTACAATATACAACTACTAATTTATAAGTAAGTaaatcctgcattcaaaattCTACACAAGTTGAAGTAAAAAAGTATCAATTCTGCAGTAATATGTCTACTGCAGACTGAtgcattattatatatgacatcattagattgtTAGTACTGAatcatcagtgtgtaagcaggtGGAGCTGGTTTAATTGCTTCATATTAAGCCTGTCAACAAATACTCCAAATTTGACTATATGATGGAACTGTAGAACAAACAGATTtgattgtaaaaataaaataatatatttttcctttccttccatatttttttttttgggtcatttaaatttgtattgaATTTTTAATGATAACAGGAACTTCCATGGATGCAGGATTTGTGATACAGGTGCTAGTTTTGGCATAGACATTGTGAGACATGGTGTATGGAAAAGAGGAATATTCAATAATccgaaataaaaatacaaataaatctaTGGAAGTGAGAAATGCAGTCAATAATAGAGAGGATGTGTACTGTATTCAGTCACTGGTACTCTGAAGCAAGTTTGCATCAGTCTTTGTAAAGGTCCAAAAGGGCTCCCAAAGAATTGTCCCATTGTCTATGTTCCCTTTCAGTCAATAATGCTACCATGTATGGGTGGGCAATATGTCAAAAATATCATAGCATGTTTCGTTCACAGTCTTATTATATCTTATAATTGTGTCACATGATAGATAACGCTACTGTActctatatactgtatctacATAAGAAATCCAGATGTGTAGAAATAGACTTGTTTTAGTTTGCAGCTATTCATTAACTTCAGTGAATATGATGTCATTCTCTCAGTGTGTTATCACAACGTGTTTTAAATCACGTGTTTCGTTGTTGATGTGCAGACCCAGGAAAGGGAGGCTAAGgcagagatgaggaggaaggcCAAGGAGCTGCAGCAGGCCAGACGGGACGCAGAGCGCTCCGGAAAGAAGGTGCCGGCTTTCGGAGGCTTCGGCAGCGGCGGCATGACCAGCGTCTCCTCAGGGTCCATCATCACAGACACCATCGTCGAGCCCGAGAAGCCCAAGATCACACCAGCCTCAGTCAGGTACAGCGACAAGAAGTACACGAATGAACATGGCTTGgtactgttatttttttttactggtatTGGGTATTGAATGGCACGGTtcatggtgtttgttttttttcttttccagacCAAGTGGACCCAGTAAGGCTCTGAAACTGGGCGCTAAAGGGAAAGAGGTGGACAACTTTGTGGACAAGCTCAAGTCTGAGGGTGAAACCATCATGCCTACCACAGGAAAGAGAGGCTCAGAAGTATCTAAAGCTTTGCCACCACCAGTCAATGTGGAGAGGTAGAGACACATCATCAACATCTGCTTTCATTCTAAGTTTCTTTATCCTTTGGGATCATTAGGTTTAGGAATGGGGATAGGATAGTTTTAGTTGGTCTGTTTTAAAGCTTGATTCATGATTATAATGtttccccctcccccccaacaAAATGCAGGATTGAAGCATCACAGTTGAGTAAGAATGACAAAACCATcattatacataaaatacagtttatccCACACAGCTGTTTACTGTCATTACCAGTGATTTCAGCTAAGTGGAGCCTCCAGTTTAATCATCAGTTGGAGCACAGATAAAGCAGTTctacacaaacagcagcagttcaaTCATTGATccgctgctgtttgtgttgcttGACAAAACATCAGTGTGATATAATACAGCCGGCAGGTAGAGACCAACTTGGAAACTGTTGCCACTCCATGGCTTATGTAGCAGCTATCATCTACACTGATTTATGTGCATGTTgtaatcattcatttttcactcaATTTAGATATGTTACACTTCTCGCAAGATGAATTTAGTATGTCACTTAGTCCTAGACATTAAGTGAAGTCTCCCTCATTCTGTATTAAGCTGCTCGTTTCCAGtaaagaaactgaaactgaGTCTCTTCCATTTAAAGTGTAACTGCTCCCCCAGGTCTGAGCCTAACTCCACCCACAGCATCATtatgataaatgttaaaaagtggaggagaagagaggagacaggGCAGATGTAATAACCACAGGAAGATATTTAAACAGGCCAGAAGTCATTGAGCGTTTCCTCTCTCCGGCCGTCTGTTCCTGCAGCTATCGGCTGGTAAAATCTCTtgttaaaacttttttaaatgatggtgTAACAGGAGCTGTTACTGAACCTGTCCGACCACAGCTCCGCTCCGCTGCACACAACTTCATACGGAGCAGCAGCAATCTAAACAGACAGTTTCGACAGAGCTCTGGATGACTTGCACTGCGatcttatgtttaaaaaaaaaaaaaaaaaaaaaagatttaatcaGCTGATAACTGCAGGAACAGAAAGCCGGAGAGTTCAACAGCTGCAGGGCGAGATGTGAGGAGGATTTCTGGTGTTTTAAGTGTCTGCCAGCAGCTCTTCCTCCTGCACACAGTCCCAGATGTAGAGATCACCTCCAGCAGCCCAGCACCACTGTAGCTGCTGTTAGCACCTGAAGCTAAAACTGTCTCTAAGTCAGCACCAGTGCAGGGCTGGGGGAGGTGGGCGTTAGTCTATGATTTATGTAAATGTCATGATGTAGAGAAGTCCCAGATGGCCTCACCTTTCCACGACTGTTTTTTGAACAGCAGATGACAAATCGAGCCATTTTCAACCCATAagatgctgatttttaaaaaatgtttcatcgTATTACATTCATATAATATAGTTCACAGCTCAAAAAACAGGTTTGAGTGTGCAGTAGCTCTTTATAGATTTATGTGTAGCATGTAATGGTCAATGGTTTATTTACCATCTCAGTGATCTAACCCCCAACATGTACCACACACTGATATCCCTGaagtattttcagtttttttctgtgcGATCAGCTGATTTATTGTGGTCGTTTCCTCTGCAGCGTACATCTGCGCGTGGAGGAGAAGATCTCGCTGACTTGCGGCCGTGACGGCGGCCTACAGAACATGGAGGTGCTGGGCATGGTGACGCTGCGAGTCTCGGACGACAAGAACGGACGCATCCGCctcatcatcaacaacaacgacaacaaAGGACTGCAGCTGCAAGTAAGTCTGAGACACGTCCTCAGCATTATGTCATAGAACAGTATATCATGGTGTATATCACTGGGTATCGCTTTAAAAGtcatgataccagtaccaatccaagttcCCTTTAAGTGATACTGATAGAAACTGAGTACTTtatttgatacccatcatgtgaatagaagcattgaattgtataaaatgtcaccTCTCCTTCACGTCTAAATGATtaagatttttacacaaatgcacgCAAAGTCTTCAAATGATTGATATTtaatgcttgtgttgattggttgtgagcaagtccatacaaatagtcctattttctaactctgggtgcaaaaaggatggattgcaggtatcgtttgattgAAGACGTTTCCATAATACTTGGTATCCATTTAGTTTGATACCCAGCACTAGTGAAGAGAGCAGCTGAACTTCTAATTCAAGAACATTTAATAGGTAAAAATGCTCACACTGAGTTATAATCCCACTTACAGATATGTGAGTATTCTTGCCCATTGAATGCACCATCACATAGTGTCACAGTTTAACATTGCTGATTGTGTGTCATGTTATGTGTGGCACTTTGTGGTTTATACAACATCCTTTGACAGTTTCACTAGCTTTTTTTAGACAcagtgcagacagagagaggctcAGCAACTGTCCACATTTCTAACCTCTTTCATTTCCTACTGATTGTGACTCAGCTGGATGTGTGGCAGGCACAGCAAACATACgaagtcattgtttattttgtgaGGGCATTTTTTAGGGGCTTTTTTGTCCTGAGCCCCTTTTTTAATTTCCAACCCTGCTTGCCCTTCCGTTTGCATGCATTAGGGATTTCCTCTGACTGTCACTAATAAATAATGTCGACCTTCTCTCCTCAGACACATCCCAACGTGGACAAGAAGTTGTTCACAGCTGACTCAGTGATTGGCCTGAAGAACCCAGAGAAGTCTTTCCCTCTCAACAATGATGTGGGCGTGCTGAAGTGGAGACTACAGACCACAGACGAGGCCCTAATACCTATAACCAGTAAGTCCTGATACACAGTGTGCTATTCATCTGGGGGTTTTTGAAGTGAAGCTGCTCTGTCATTTCATTAGATAAGGAGAACCTCGTGGAAAGATAGGAACGAGAGGATGTACCACTCTGTTTGAAAAGACTTCTTTTGGCTTTACAACGGCAGCTGGCAACAAGTGTATTAGCTGGATTACTAGAACCCTCTGCTTCAAAGCGTGGATCACAGATTAAATCCTACACATTAATCCTGACTGTCTGACACACTCAAAGATAACTTTACTGCTTCATCCACCTGGCAggttcattcatgttttaatgctgagtCCTCTTTAATTCTTCCTAACTCAAAGGGGACCTACtgtgctcatttccagctctatatttttattctaggACTCCACTTAAGAAGCTTCACCTCATTTACAACTCAACTTTCAGACACATCAGAGTCATGTTGATTAAATAATGGAAGTCTTTTGTTGTGAAGAATTCATAGTAAATCAGCAGGTTAGCGGCCCTAAAAACAGGTTGACACATTTATTGGAGCTCTTTGTTGAGCTaaaaataatgcagggaggaaacAGCCACAGAAATGCCCTGATGTTATCAGAGTGGAGCGATGAAGTCCAGCATGAACTAATTAgagcagctgaccaacacacactgcagcacttGTAGGCGGCGAGTGTGTGGTGTGGCAGATAACCATAAATCTATCATGAGTTGACGTCATTTTGTGccaaaagtagaaaaaactgttggaaaCCGAGTGTTTAGATCAGTCTGAAGCCAGTTCATTTTGTTCATGTTGAACTTCTACATACGTTTACATTATTATTGGAGGTACTTTGGCCACATTTAATAACAATcctaacattatatatatatataaatgaatgacaGAATATTAGGAAAAGAGTAATTCCCCTTTAACAACAGAACAATGTCCATTGTTTGTTCTAAACACAATCCAGTGTAGTGGTTTTCATGCTGCAGTCATTACAAAAGAAGAGTCTCAGTTCCCTGtatcctctgtgtgtctgtgtgtgtgtgtcctgcagtaAACTGCTGGCCCTCTGAGAGTGGAACTGGCTGTGATGTCAACATTGAATACGAGCTGCAGGAGGACAGCCTCGAGCTCAACGACGTGGTCATCAGCATCCCTGTACCGTAAGTACAGTCTGTGTACAGGGCTGTTTGTGCATTGATAGTGACACCTTGTAATAGTTTATATACTCAGTGTCCTCTGGTCTAACATCTGCTCATcttttacaacaaaaacaaaaaatatccaaaatattTTCACAACGCTGTAATGTAAATCAGTCAGCTTTGAAGGTATTTAACCTCTTAAAACAGATGTTATGATCACAGTTCCCTGGATAATTAAGGGTCATAAAAAGCGAAACTTGTCTCGTGCAGTTAAATATGAGCGTGTGTCTTAAGTTACTGACTATGTTTGTGTCGTCCTGCTCCAGGTCTGGCGTCGGCGCCCCTGTGATCGGCGACCTGGACGGAGAGTACAAACACGACAGCAGGCGAAACCTCCTGGAGTGGTGCCTACCCGTCATCGATGCCAACAACAAGACCGGCAGCCTGGAGTTCAGCATCGCCGGCCAGCCCAATGACTTCTTCCCCATCAATGTGTCCTTTGTGTCCAAACGCAACTACTGCGACATCCAGGTAGGTTCATGAGcaccagtgtcacctgtcaggCTTTTTTTATCAGAGTGGAGTTTTTTTACTGTAGCCTCAGTAGAAGGTTATTAAGCAGCTGTCATTTCTGAAGATGATGAGAGTAAATCATCAATAAACCTCAGTGTATAAAATGACGTCAGTACACTGAAACCGCAAACTTTGGGAACTTTcgtacatatatattaaacttgagttaagagaaatgattaaatatacatattatacaaTTGCTTCGATTTTGACAAACAATGTCTGACAAATTGTTAAATCTCATTTAACTTGTTTATCTGCTTGAACTGACTCATCACTGGTAGTAGACTGAGTTGTGTTACTGACAGgtaaatgaagagaaatatcATAACTGAAGTCACTCCAGATGATGCTCAGTAATGTTCTACATGATGGTaatcatctctctttttcttctttcctccagGTTACCAAAGCGACTTACGTAGACGGAGACGGCCCCGTTAGATTCTCTTCAGAAACCTCCTTTGTCGTCGACAAATACGAAATcctgtaaatgaaaaaaaaaaaaaaaaaaaaattcaaagaaaacaacaaaatcaacaaaaaaaaatcacctacaaaaaaaacaaaaaaaaagtccaaatctATGCTTCAGAGTTGAAGAAATTGAAGATTTCTTGCCTGCCCACCCTGTATACTATTTCAGAGACTGTGTACATCGACAGGACTACGTCAGCCCCTCTGGCAAAGCCTCTTTCCTGTGGTGGAGCAGAGCAGCGGtggtgtatttatatgtttgtaTGAGAGAGGATCATCTATATATAGAGTTAAtggaacaggaaaaaaaaccaacaaacacacacatatacacacacacacacacacacacaaaaaagaagtttaaaacTACACTGATGCTGTCGTGTTGGCCCAGCAGAACTGTAAGGAGGACTTACAGAGTAAATAGAAGATGACTGTGGGGAGGggtgcaggagagagagagagagaggaggggagagaagagaagagagaccTGAGGCCACTGATTCAATCTCCACTAGTGAGCGCTGGTAGTTTTAGCTTCCTCACACAAAGGTTCGATTAAGCCGCTTTCGATCGGAGGGTTCTCGctttcttttcacatttttctcatcCGTGATAACTGCAGAGTCGTAGCTTGTCTCAATCATTTATAAGCCTGTCACTCTAATCGTTAAACTATTGTGATTTTGCTCTGTTGATATCTCACTTTCAGATgattggtttttctttttctttctttcttgtaaGGACActtgtttgagttttttttttttttttttttttctgtagagaggtaactgaaaaaaaaagccgAATCCAGCTCTGTGCTCAATATATCGTCTTTACTGTCTACGGTTTATCATCAGCACTTgtgtcctttttatttttaatattttttactgtttgctgtatcatttctgtcattgtttaCCACTAATCTGGATAATGG is from Scomber scombrus chromosome 5, fScoSco1.1, whole genome shotgun sequence and encodes:
- the arcn1b gene encoding archain 1b, translating into MVLLAAAVCTKAGKAIVSRQFVEMTRTRIEGLLAAFPKLMNTGKQHTFVETDSVRYVYQPLEKLYMVLITTKNSNILEDLETLRLFSRVIPEYCRVLEESEISEHCFDLIFAFDEIVALGYRENVNLAQIRTFTEMDSHEEKVFRAVRETQEREAKAEMRRKAKELQQARRDAERSGKKVPAFGGFGSGGMTSVSSGSIITDTIVEPEKPKITPASVRPSGPSKALKLGAKGKEVDNFVDKLKSEGETIMPTTGKRGSEVSKALPPPVNVESVHLRVEEKISLTCGRDGGLQNMEVLGMVTLRVSDDKNGRIRLIINNNDNKGLQLQTHPNVDKKLFTADSVIGLKNPEKSFPLNNDVGVLKWRLQTTDEALIPITINCWPSESGTGCDVNIEYELQEDSLELNDVVISIPVPSGVGAPVIGDLDGEYKHDSRRNLLEWCLPVIDANNKTGSLEFSIAGQPNDFFPINVSFVSKRNYCDIQVTKATYVDGDGPVRFSSETSFVVDKYEIL